CTGAAAACCTGAAGACTTTGTTCCAAAAACTGGATTTAGGGCACTGTAAAAACCGGAATGATGTCTTTGACAGATTTAAGAAAAATCCGGACTTAACTTTAGAGATTAACAAGATTACGGAAGAGTTTTTGAAATCTAAATCGGATGAGAAACCTTTTCGTTTTCACTATCTGGGAACTAATCTTCCAAATCTGGAGGTCGTAGCCAGTGATACCACTGTATTACCTGCGGATCACGCTGAACAGGATAAAAAGTATATGGGTATCCATAATGACGGGACAAAATTTGTGTCTCCGCATGCTTTGTATAAGCTGGGAAACCGGCTTACAATCAATCTTGGAAAAGAAACACGGTCTTTTTTATTTGTAAATCTGACCATGACGCAGGCTTTGAATATGCTTAAACAAAAGGTAGATGTAACCAAATATCAGATTGATATTATTAATATCTCTAAATATTTCTTTAAGTATTTTCCGGATTATCCCGTCATTAAAATAGATCAGAAACCATATCAATATTATATCGCTCCAACAGATAACTGTTTTCACGATGGTTCCACGTTAGGGATGAAAGAGCTGGATATTATTATCGTTTATTTCGGGGCATTCAGATTTTAAACAGAAAGGATTAAGAAAAACTATATTATTTGATAGCATGAGACTAAAAAAGGGTATTTTAATACATAATCAAATGCAGCAGGGTTATGATGCTGTAAGTATAAATTCCGGAACAGTACTTCATACCGGGCAGATTACTGAACCTGTTAATTTTAATGGGGTGGTGTACACGCCGCAGTATGAGGATCATGCCTATGTTGCTAAAAGAGACTGGAGGAGCTTAGATCCTGCAGAGATGGGATGTTTGCGGGCGAAAGAGAGACGGAATGATTATAATACTGTATATCTGGGTGATATTCCTGAAGCATTAAAAGAGAATTTTAAAAAAATAAACCTGGCCGGGTCTAAAAACAGGGAGGAAGTATTTACAAAATTTTCGGGTGATGCAGAGCTGACAAAAGAGTTGAGCACAAACTTAAATTCGTTTTTAAAGCCACTTGCCGATGATAAGCCGTTTAATTTCCACTGTATAGGTACAACATTGCCAAATATAGAAATGCTTGCCTGTAATACGACTAAACTGCCTTCCGGTTTTAAGCCGCAGGATATCAGGTATATGGGGATGCATAATGATGGAACACAGGAAATGACTATCCACACCGCTCATCAATTCGGAAACCGTATTTCCATTAACCTGGGGAATGATACGCGGTCATTTTTATTTGTAAATCTGTCCATGATACAGGCTTTAAATATGATAGCAAAGAAAATCGGTGTCGAAAAGAACAAGGTTAATATTGCTAATATCCCGAAGTTCTTTTTTGAGCATTTTCCTGATTATCCGGTAATCCGGGTGCAGCAAAAACCTTATCAGTATTATATTGCGCCAACGGATAATTGTTTCCATGATGGTTCTACTTTAGGCAATAAACAGCTGGATATTACAATGGTTTATTTTGGGGCTTTCCGATGCTGAAATTTTACAAGTATCCCTTTCAGAAACAATTAGACCTGATGGACTGTGGTCCGGCTTGTTTAAAAATGATTTCTGAATATTATAAAATAAATACCAGTATATCAGAATTAAGAGAACTGTGTAATACATCCCGTCTGGGCAGTAACATAGGGGATATTATGTACGGTGCTGAACAAATAGGGTTTAAGGCTCTGGTGTTCAAAACCACTATAGACTATCTCAAAAATAATCATCCGTTTCCATGTATTATTCACTGGAGAAAAAATCACTATGTTGTTTTGTATAAGATTAAGGATGGCAAATATACGATAGGGGATCCGGCCTATGGTTTTGCTACTTTATCTGAGAAAGAATTTATTGATGGATGGTCAGATAATGGCGAAAAAGGGATTGCATTATTTGTTGAGCCTGACCTGGAAAGTACTTATACGACCGAAGCTGTAAATGGCAAAAGTGTATTGCAGCAATTTGCAGATTTTCTGAGACCACATGCAAAGCAAATCGGTGTTCTTTTGCTGGTTATTGTGATTGCCAGTTTTATTTCTCTGCTTATCCCCAGAACTATTGAATACATGACAGATAAGGGAGTAGAGAAAAAAGATATAGGTATTATATGGAAAGTACTGTTATTCCAGTTTGTATTGTTCGGAAGTTTAACTTTCACCAATTATATCAGGAGTTTAATTCAGGCAAAGCTGAGTACCAAATTAAGTATAGGTATTATATCTGATTTTCTGGTAAAACTACTGATGCTGCCAATCTCATTTTTTGATTCAAAGAATCATGCAGATATTTATCAGCGAATAGATGATCACTCCAGAATTGAAACATTCTTATCCACCAAACTGGTATCTTTTATCTTTTCCGTATCACTTCTGATCGTGTACATCTTACAGATCTTCTGGTTTGATAAATACATTGTATTAAGCTTTTTATTATTTACCGTTTTATCATTTGTGTGGTTTTTTCTGTTTATGGACAGAAGAAAAAGACTGGATTACCGCAGATTCGGACTGGCTATCGAAGAAAGACATTATCTGAACGATTTGATTTCAGGAATGACTGAGATTAAACTGAATAATGCTCAGGCAGGCAGGGTAGGGAGCTGGCAGGAACTGCAGCATAAACTGTATGATTTTAAATTAAGTAATCTGAAGCTTTCTCAGCTTCAGCAAAATGGTATAAATACCGTTAACCAGCTTAAAAGTATTTTTATAACTTTTCTTTGTTCCTATTGGGTAATTAACGGAACTATCACCTTTGGTGTTATGCTTAGTATAGGCTATATCGTTGGTCAGCTAACTATACCGCTGCAGGAGATTATGAATTTTTTTCACGATTATCAGGATGCAAAAACTTCTTTCGAGCGGTTAAATGAGATACAGTTAAAGACCAATGAGAATGACCAGGGGAAAATCAGCTTTCCGGGTAAATTAAACAGAGGCTTTGACATACATAATCTTTCTTTTAAATACTCGGGGATTCATAATCCCTATGTACTTCGCGGAATCAATCTCTTTATTCCAAAGGGTGGCATTACTGCAATAGTGGGAACAAGTGGCAGTGGCAAAACGACTTTAATGAAATTATTGTTGTCATTTTATCAGCCTCAGGATGGAAGTATCTTAATTGATGACGTCAATTTGAAAGCGATTAATACTGATGAACTAAGGAGTCAGTGCGGGGTGGTTATGCAGGATGGATATGTCTATAGTTCCTCGATTGCTCAGAATATAGCCATGGACGATAAGAATGTTGATCTTGACAGGGTTTATCAGGCACTTAGAATTGCTTGTCTTGATGATTTTGTTGATTCACTTCCGCAAAAGCATAATACTGCACTGGGCAGTACCGGAGTTGATTTGAGTGGTGGACAGAAACAGCGTTTGTTTATTGCAAGAGCAGTTTATAAAAACCCTCAGATTATCTTTTTTGATGAGGCGACAAATTCTCTGGATTCAAATAATGAGCGGGCAATAATGGATAATCTGGAACGGTTTTTTATCGGTAAAACTGTTCTGGTTATTGCGCACAGACTGAGCACAGTTAAAAATGCAGCTCAGATTGTGGTATTGGAAAAGGGAGAGATCGTGGAAGTTGGTTCTCATGCCGAACTTACGCGGAACAGAGGAAAATATTATGAACTGGTAAAGAATCAGCTGGAGCTTGGGCAATAAGAAGATATCTTCGGTTTTTCTTATTTTCTGCCACACAGGAAAGGACCCGGACTTTGTTAACCTGAGCCATTGAACGCATTATCCTGATACCCTTAATTATTGAAATTTTCTTGCTACTTTACAGGAATAAACGCTTCTGATAATTGTATGGATACCGGTAGAATATTTTTGTTTTTTTTTAGTGCTTTGGGTGTGTTTAACGGGCTCATTTTAAGTGGCTATTTTTTATTTTTCACCGGGAAAAAACAATTGTCAAATCTGTTTTTTGGCGCATTGCTTTTAGCGATGAGTCTGCGAATTGGTAAATCCATAATGGTATCCTTTAATCATTCATTGCCTAAAATTTACCTGCAGATAGGTCTTACTGCCTGCTTTTTTATAGGTCCTTTTCTCTATTATTTTTTAAAGACAACCAATAATCAGGCAACTTCCTTACCGAAGTCTTCCAGGTGGAGTATAGCGATGTTGTTTGCTGTAGTTTTAATTCCCGGAATTTTATTTCCTTATCAAACTTATCCAAAGCTCTGGAACAATTATTTTGTACAGATTATTTATGCCGAGTGGTTCGTTTATCTGGTCGCATCAGGTTTTGTAATAAAGGGTTTACTGAAGAACTGCTTTCATAAAGAGTATAAGCTGAAAACAGCAGAAATATGGATTCTTACCGTCTTTGGTGGTTCTGTTCTGATCTTTATGTTTTTTCAGCTGGCTTTGTGGAATGCTTCATTTTCGTTATACCTCAATGGAGCGATAGCTTTCTCTTTTAGTTTATACCTGGCCATATTTACACTTTTGTACAGAAAAAGAAATAAAGACTTATTTGCTTCAGGACAGGATAAATATCCTAATAAGAAAGTTAAGGATGATGAGGCTAATATCTTACTTCCCCGATTGGAGAAGATCATGATAGAAAAAGAATTATACAAAAATCCGGATCTTAAATTAAATGATCTGTCAAAAGATATTACTATTTCCAGTCATCAGTTATCACAGTTGCTTAATGATAACCTGGGTAAAAATTTCACCACCTATGTGAATGAATTCAGAATCAATGAAGCCTGCAGAATAATGACTTCAGATAACCGGCTGACATTAGAATCTATAGGTTATGAGGTCGGGTTTAATTCTAAATCTACTTTTTTCGCTACTTTTAAAAAGCTTACCGGAACAACTCCGGCTGCATATCAGCAGAAAAAGAACGTTATCCATAGTACGGATTTATAAAA
This portion of the Pedobacter lusitanus genome encodes:
- a CDS encoding peptidase domain-containing ABC transporter yields the protein MLKFYKYPFQKQLDLMDCGPACLKMISEYYKINTSISELRELCNTSRLGSNIGDIMYGAEQIGFKALVFKTTIDYLKNNHPFPCIIHWRKNHYVVLYKIKDGKYTIGDPAYGFATLSEKEFIDGWSDNGEKGIALFVEPDLESTYTTEAVNGKSVLQQFADFLRPHAKQIGVLLLVIVIASFISLLIPRTIEYMTDKGVEKKDIGIIWKVLLFQFVLFGSLTFTNYIRSLIQAKLSTKLSIGIISDFLVKLLMLPISFFDSKNHADIYQRIDDHSRIETFLSTKLVSFIFSVSLLIVYILQIFWFDKYIVLSFLLFTVLSFVWFFLFMDRRKRLDYRRFGLAIEERHYLNDLISGMTEIKLNNAQAGRVGSWQELQHKLYDFKLSNLKLSQLQQNGINTVNQLKSIFITFLCSYWVINGTITFGVMLSIGYIVGQLTIPLQEIMNFFHDYQDAKTSFERLNEIQLKTNENDQGKISFPGKLNRGFDIHNLSFKYSGIHNPYVLRGINLFIPKGGITAIVGTSGSGKTTLMKLLLSFYQPQDGSILIDDVNLKAINTDELRSQCGVVMQDGYVYSSSIAQNIAMDDKNVDLDRVYQALRIACLDDFVDSLPQKHNTALGSTGVDLSGGQKQRLFIARAVYKNPQIIFFDEATNSLDSNNERAIMDNLERFFIGKTVLVIAHRLSTVKNAAQIVVLEKGEIVEVGSHAELTRNRGKYYELVKNQLELGQ
- a CDS encoding helix-turn-helix domain-containing protein — translated: MDTGRIFLFFFSALGVFNGLILSGYFLFFTGKKQLSNLFFGALLLAMSLRIGKSIMVSFNHSLPKIYLQIGLTACFFIGPFLYYFLKTTNNQATSLPKSSRWSIAMLFAVVLIPGILFPYQTYPKLWNNYFVQIIYAEWFVYLVASGFVIKGLLKNCFHKEYKLKTAEIWILTVFGGSVLIFMFFQLALWNASFSLYLNGAIAFSFSLYLAIFTLLYRKRNKDLFASGQDKYPNKKVKDDEANILLPRLEKIMIEKELYKNPDLKLNDLSKDITISSHQLSQLLNDNLGKNFTTYVNEFRINEACRIMTSDNRLTLESIGYEVGFNSKSTFFATFKKLTGTTPAAYQQKKNVIHSTDL